Below is a window of Carettochelys insculpta isolate YL-2023 chromosome 4, ASM3395843v1, whole genome shotgun sequence DNA.
CAATCACCTTCTTCccaaggcctggcccagccctggctgggggggctTCTGTCCCTTGGTCACCGGGGCTGGGTGTGGCTCCCGGTTACTTGTGCCGCATGTCTGGGTCGGTGCTGTAGTGCCATGAGGCACTCCccacagggccagccacctgtgtAACGCTGCACTGCATCCCATCAGCCCCACGGAGGGCCGCAgccccccaggaggtcctggactCCCCAGGAATTGATGATTGCACTTTAAATATTGTCCTGTGTGAACTCTCCATGAATTTTCCAACCAAAGTCAGCAAGCGTGGACCCATGCCCAGCCTAGCTGCCTGCCCCATGAGCACCGCACGAGGAGTGAGACAGAAGGGAACAGAGGCAGGCAAGAGTCCTAAAAACTAGCACTCCTCCAGCAGAGAGTTGTCCCTCGCCCCAGGGAGCATACCCCCTCCACCACGGGTGCTAAAACTCAGCCCTGCCATGCTACTGCTTAGCCACCCCCACAACTGTGTGCTATaccccggggggggcggggggcaggtcaCACCCCTGTGCGCTAtaccccagcagggggcaggtcaCACCCCTGTGTGCTATACcccagcgggggaggggcaggggggcaggtcaCACCCCTGTGTGCTATACcccagcggggcgggggaggcaggtcACACCCTCGACTGTCTCCTCATGGTGGCATTGCGTGTAGCTGCACAGCGggtggtgcagggctctcccctccccaggctgcactcactgagctctgcccagccccgtAGCTTGGCAGTGCCCACTCCAGGGGCCAGCTGACTGCTAAGTGCCCCTTCCTCTCCAAGCAGGAGCTCTTCTAGGTGCTGATGGTGGGCAAGTTGGGCCCTGCActcacccagctgctgcccacagccagtcccacctgcacacctccctgctcGGCATCCCTGGGATGCAGCACCGGGGCGTCGCCTTCCAGCCCTGCATTAGCCCACGCTGGGGGAAGAGTGCGTGCCTCCAGCCAATCGCTGGGCCTGGCCCAGGACCTCACCCCTTGGCCCCCCAGGCAGTGCCGTGGGCCCAGCTGTAGGCACCCTGGCGAGGAGTCAGTGACACCCAGCAGGCTAGAACAAGCCTTTCTGCAGCATTCCTTTGGGGTGCtatagggagcagggcaggagctctggctgggagggggtggggggggcacagcagggggtgTTTTGGTGGCATGGCTGGGTGCTGGcccaggggagagggcaggggctccaggcccagccttgctgagcagggtgtgctgtgggggatggggtagGATGTTTCTCTCTGGTGGGGGGTCCCAGCTACTCcaaccagccccacccagccaggGGTGCTGTGGCAATCTTGGCCCCTGAGCTGCTTGTCTCCccgacctcccccaccccagttcccaCCAGCCCATGGTGACAGTCTGGCTCAGCTTAATGCCACAGGGCTTTTATTGAGGTGCTTCCATCGCAGGCACAGGAGTGCCAGGCCCGTCCTGGCCCTGCTCCAAAAGAGCGGCTGGTGCAATGATGGGGAGAGGTGAGGggtctggccctgccccacactgacTGGTGCAGCAGAGCGGTCTGCAGGGGACACTGTGCTAATTAGCCCCAGCTACCCTCTGCCCATGCTCAGGCTCCCCAGAAGAAGCTCCTGGGGCCACTATGTTGAGCCCCTGGGATGAAGTGGGGATTGTGAGGCTCTTCTTCCCCTTGCTAAATTGCAGGTGTTTTCTAATGACCTGTAGTAACACgaagtgtgtgcctcagtttccctaggcacagcaccagtgcacaggcccagaggggtggctgtgttagtctatagcttcacaaaaaacaagcagtgctgtagcacctcaaagactaacacatttacgtataaggtaatgagctttggtgggaagACTCACTTCTTCCGATTCTCAGCTCAGGAGTAGTTAGAACATTATTTATTGTAATAGTTTattaattactattattattactaatGATTTATTAAAATATGCAAGTTACCTACTCCCGATCTGAGAATCGGGTCTTGCCCGGGAACGCTGATtaccagtcctgtggcactgcaaAGAGTAACAGAATCACTTTGTTAAAGCACTACAGGACGGCTGTTTGGTTTGATCGAACGCAGACTGACGACTCCTCGCTGTCACTAGTAAGCGAATGTGTTAGTCTTGGTCAAGGCATAGCTGGTGAGGGGAGCTGCTCTGTGATGAGGAAAcctcacacatacacaatggccCTTCCTAACCTTggtaaccaggtgacaccttttgccAGGAGTGGGCGAACAGGacaaaggctggaggaggggcccagcAGGTGCAATTTGAACTGGCCATTTGGGGAGTGGGACAGCCTtgtctggctggaggaggaggagagagggccAGGGTCCTGGCTCTGACGCCTTCTGGGCCCCTTTCCCCAGATGGATGGTACTGAGGGCTTCTGGTGTCTGTGCTGACACGTCTGTTCTGAGCCGTGTTCCTGTCGCCCGAGAACCTCCCGCTCCCCCAGCTGAATGAGAGTCacctctgcctgtggctgggggcagggcctggggaccccccacttTGTGACAGCCCCGTGGAGGTTGTGAGCACCCCCTGCATGagaggctgggctggctcctggctctgtgggatCACTCGTCTGTGCAAGGGACTCTTATGGGCGGGAGGCAGTTCCAGGGGGTcgcagcagggccaggagaatGGGGTGCAACACCCCTGTCCTCCACACTGCTGTCCCTCCTGTGCTGTGTGCCCCCTTACAGCGAGGGGTGCATGCTGGTCAGCGCAtggggagggctgcagctggggcagccctcccCTGGCATGGTGGGGCTGCCCATCTCCTGCTGCAATTCTCCCTGGGAGCACCAGGCcgcatggctgggctgggcagctccgagGGGGCACTCTGCTGGTGGTTTCACCCTCTGGCTTCCAGAGAGGTCACATGCTGCTCGTGGTTTGACTCCCGCTGCCCGGGGGATGTCACTTGTGCGggaggcagctcagcctccagGAGCAGCGAGGTGCCGGGGTAGGCACCAGGCCCCTGAAGGGGCTGCAGGACACAGACAGTGAGCAGGAAGCTGAATGCCCAGGAGGCCTATCCAGGCTCAGCGCAGCGCTGCCAGAGGAAGGGAGCACCTGGATGCATCTCCCTGCAATGGTGATacctggaccctgcacccagggggctggggcaaagaTGGAGCAAGAAGGCCAAGAGGCCACAGTCAGTGACCCGGGGCCTGCTCATGGCATGGCAGCCGGGGGAGTGGCCCTGGGGGGCACCTGCTCGGCTCCATCAGCAGtgggggtgcaagggggtggCTGGAGGCATGTGAGGATCACAGGACAGAGCATGGAAGATGAACGGGGTGactgggggctgctctcctgctgcCGGGGTCCCTGCTGATCACAGGGAGGGTGTGTAGCTCAGCCGGATCTCTTCCCCCTCCAGCAGCTTCCTGTAAGACACCCCAAGGGGATAGCACAGCTCAGCCTCCCAGCCCATCAGGAGTCCCCAGGCCCAAGTGCGGAGAGCAGCACCAGAGCTGCTCCGCTTGGGGGACCCCGCAGAGCAGGTggtgcacacagcccctgcctgaCAAGGGGAGCCACCAGGGTGCTGTAGCGGAGCAGCTCCAGGTCCATCCAGCAGGGGGTAGGCATCACCCTGTGACCCAGGGAGCagttctggggggtggggaccaGGGCCCTGTGCGTAGCAGGGAGGTCTGCAGGGATGCAGATCGCTGCCCTCACCAGTCAGGGTGGCACAGGGCTGGCGTGTCCTCCCAGCCTATGGCTCAGACACGTGGCACTGCCGCAGGCAGCCAGAGGGCAGCCAGACACCCTTGGCCCCTCCTGCTCAGCGTGGGGGTCAAGCTCCTTCTCCCCAagcactggctggggagagggacacCGGGCAGCACTGGGAACTGAGGCCAGGAGTCTGGATGCAGCCCATCCTGCAGCCACCTCCTGGGAGCAGCCACttcccaggagggaaggagccaggcagggctgggggaccacCCAGGCCAGTACCTGTAGGCAGCAATCTCAATGTCCAGTGCCATCTTGACGCTGAGCAGGTCCTGGTACTCGCGCAGGTATTGGGCCATTTCCTGCTTGGCCTCCCTGatctcctgctccagctgggccacacGCTCCTGGGTAGGGAGAGACCTGGCCTGTCAGGGCCCCATCTTCACTCTCAGCCTGGGCTGCCACGTCTGAGCCCATGAAATCGCACACGCACACCAGgctctgagccccaaacccactGGCTGCCCTGCCGGCTGGCCAGTCTCAGCGCCTGCTGGGATGGGAGACGGATCACCCCTGCGCCCCACATCCAAAAGCGTCTGGCCAgaggcccaccccaccccaggccagaGGCACCAGGGGAGGGaaagaccccagggctgggcacagagccccCACCACGCTCTGAGTGCTCCATGCTggcgctcccagccctgcccggggAGCTGGCTTCAGACAAACCAACCTCCTGCCATTGACTCCCATGATGCCCAGcccatctggctgctgctggaacaGGGCCCAGTCACCATGCTGGGGttcatgccctcctgcatccagtctgctctctcctggcccccatgcagcagctccactcccagcccagcaggtgcGGGGGCGCTGTCCATGTGAGCTGGAAAGCAGGCCCATGCTGCCTGTGCAAGGCACTAGGGCTGgatgcatgcagctggagccaccCGCCCCTGGGGAAGAGGCCCTTGCAGTGGATGCAGCAGTCCTGACGCACTGAGAGCGCATGATCCTCCCCTGCTCCTTGCCACCCCCAGGATGTAGTTTGCTCCCTCCCCAAACAACCCAGctgacagccctgcccccagcctggtgctgccctcccccagggaTGGAGGGCATCTTCCTGGTTCCCTCCTTGTGactggtgccagcccctccccaagcGCAGACCGTGGCAGAGCATGAGTGGGGGGGCTCTTGGCTCTGTCtgtgccccagagctgctggagggtgggggcgggggggaacgcTGGCCATTGGCATGAAGCCCAGGCACTCTGGGGCCAGCTTTGTGTCCATGCCACTGAATGAagctgagaacccaggagtcctggttcctgaCCTGTGCACCTGCCCACGGTAGGCCTTCCACCGCTCCCTCCCACCGAGCTGGCCAGGCCCTGGCCTCACCTGGTACGCGGCAACCTCGCTGCTCTGCCTGTCCTCCGCGCTCTCCAGCTGCTTGTTGAGGGAGTCGATGACGCCGCGCAGGGCCTCGACCTCAGCGGAGCGGGACTGCAGCAGGCGCCGGTACTCGGCCGTCTCCTCCCGCATGGACCTCACGGCCTCATTGTTCCTGCCGGCCTGCTCAGCCACTGAGGCGAACCTGGTACGGTACCAGTCCTCAGCCGCCTGCATGTTCCTGCCAGCCAGCGCCTCGTACTGCGCCCGGATCTCCCGCAGCGCGGCCGCCAGGTCTGGCTTGGCTCCCCCCGGGCTGACATCCACgggcaggctggctgcctccacCTGGGCCGCCAGCTCGGCGCTCTCCTGCCCGAAGAGCTTGCGGAGGAAGGCAATCTCCCCCAGCAGGGACCCGATGCTGCCCTGCACATCGCTGTTGATGAGCGCAGCCTGGCCGGCCTCCTCCCGCACCTTCCGCAGGGTCTCCTCGGCCTGCAGCCGCAGCCGGGCCTCTTCCTCGTACCGCGCCTTCAGCTGCCTGCGGGCCTCATGCAGCTGGTCCTGGGCGGCCTCCATGCGCAGCTTCTCGCCCGCCTCTGCCTCTAGCAGGCCCCGCAGGCTGCGCAGCTCCTGCCGGAAGAGCAGCTGCAGGCGCGAGGGGTCCTGCTGCTTCTGccgcagcacctgcagctccgcCAGCAGCGACTGGttctgctgctccagcccatgcACCTTTTCAATGTAGCTGGCAAAGCGGTCGTTGAGGTCTACCAGCTGCTCCTTCTCCTGAGcccgcagccccagcagctctgcattcaggCTGCTCACCTGGGAGAGGTCCAGCTTCTCCAGGGAGGCCCCGCGCCCTGGACGCCTGGGGGGAGCCAGCGCCGGCCGGTGCAGGGCATACAGGGAGGAGGAGACAGTGGACTTGGTGGAGCGCACGCTCCTGTACTCCTGCCATGGCTTGCCGAAGCCACAGGGCTCATAGCTCATCTTGGCCGGGGGTCCCTTCCgctgccagggcagctgcagacCTGCGGTGTGAGGGGTAGGGGCTGGAGCCGGAGGGagcagagcgggggggggggggcagggggaagagaggggagcagagccgtgagggggggggcggggggaagagaagggagcAAAGccggggggggaatgggggaggagaagggagcagagccgggagggatgggggaggagacgggagcagagcagagcagagcaagcagCTGCCGCGGAGGAGAGGGGGAAACGCACAAGCCCCTGCTCTGCACCAGTGTCAAAATGCTGCAGTGCCCCGGCCTTTATATACCCGCTCCCCCTCCACGGCGCAGCCAATCAGCGCGCGCTGCTGCGCTCAGCTGgagcggggaggggcagcagccggcAGCGAGAGGGCTGCGGTGGGGGAGGCGCCCCGCGCCCGGTACCCCTGCGCCCCGCGGTCCGCCCCCCCGCAGCCAGGTGGCGCCCCCAGGCCGGTCCAGCTCCCGGCGGCTGCTGCGGTCTGCGTGGCGCTCGGAGCCACGGGCTGCGCCAGGGAGGGGGCGGGAGCCCCTTCAACTTCCCCCGCCTAGcgcagtagggggcgctgtgtggggcagggcagtggggggttccCGGCAGCGCCATCCCCggcccagctcagcagggggcgctgtgtggggcagggcagtggggggttccCGGCAGCGCCATCCCCggcccagctcagcagggggcgctgtgtggggcagggcagtggggggttccCGGCAGCTCCACCCCCggcccagctcagcagggggcgctgtgtggggcagggcagtggggggttccCGGCAGCTCCACCCCCGGCCCAGCTCAGCAGGGGCGCTGtgtaggggcagggcagtggggggttccCGGCTGCTCCAGTCCCGGCCTTCCTCGCCCAGGAGGGGGTGTTGCAGGAGaaggtcccagctgctccagccccagcctagcccagcagggggcgctggggggttAAGACAGTTGGGGGGCttccggctgctccagccccagcctagcccagcagggggcgctggggggttAAGACAGTTGGGGGGGTTCCGGCCgctccagccccggcccagcccagcagggggcgctgtgtgggggcagggcagtggggggttccCGGCAGCGTCACCCCCggcccagctcagcagggggcgctgtgtgggggcagggcagtggggggttcccggctgctccagccccggcccagctcagcagggggcgctgtgtgggggcagggcagtggggggttcccggctgctccagccccggcccagctcagcagggggcgctgtgtgggggcagggcagtgtgggggttCCCGGCTGCTCCAGCTCCGGCCCAGCCCAACGTGGGCGCTGCAGGatggggcagtgtgtgtgggcggggggggggcggttcttgGCTGCTCCAGCCTCGACTGAGACCAAGAGGGGTCACTGTGGGGTGGGACAGTGTGAGgaggttcccagctgccccagtccCGGCCTTCCTCGCCCAGGAGGGGGTGTTGCAGGAGaaggtcccagctgctccagccccagcctagcccagcagggggcgctggggggttAAGACAGTTGGGGGGGttcccggctgctccagccccggcccagcccagcagggggcgctgtgtgggggcagggcagtgtgggggttCCCGGCTGCTCCAGCTCCGGCCCAGCCCAACGTGGGCGCTGCAGGatggggcagtgtgtgtgggcggggggggcggttctTGGCTGCTCCAGCCTCGACTGAGACCAAGAGGGGTCACTGTGGGGTGGGACAGTGTGAGgaggttcccagctgccccagtccCGGCCTTCCTCGCCCAGGAGGGGGTGTTGCAGGAGaaggtcccagctgctccagccccagcctagcccagcagggggcgctggggggttAAGACAGTTGGGGGGGTTCCAgccgctccagccccagcctagcccagcagggggcgctggggggttAAGACAGTTGGGGGGGTTCCGGCCgctccagccccggcccagctcagcagggggtgctggggggttaAGACAGTTGGGGGGGTTCCAgccgctccagccccagcctagcccagcagggggcgctggggggttAAGACAGTTGGGGGGGTTCCGGCCgctccagccccggcccagctcagcagggggtgctggggggttaAGACAGTTGGGGGGGttccggctgctccagccccagcctagcccagcagggggcgctggggggttAAGACAGTTGGGGGGGTTCCAgccgctccagccccagcctagcccagcagggggtgctggggggttaAGACAGTTGGGGGGGttccggctgctccagccccggcccagctcagcagggggcactgtgtggagggggcaggagcccgGCAAGGCCCagccgggctggggggctggggggctgggctgccgcAGGGAGAGGGCCACAGTTCTCCTGGGTTTGGAGTAGGTGGGACTCCcggcagagggggctgggtgctgccttgggccccagaGGCGttcagggtgtgggggcagctgcagctgagtCCTTGCACAGGGCTTCTCCCAGGGAGGCGGGGGGCGGCGTCCCCGCTAGACCTGCCCGAGAGGTGCTGAGTGGGCTGCACAGGCCAcgactgggctggggctgtgggcagctgccccagctgtgggggaggtgCCGGGCCGCCATGGGCcgtgctccagctcccagccactgcccccttcAGCCTGTGCTCAGCCCCGTGCCCAGCCTGGCACACAGTTTGGCTGCGAGATTTGCTGTGgctctgccccacacacacctccccatgccgtggagctccagcaggggctcagCCACAGCTCCCTGGTGCATTGGAGGGAGGCCTGGGCGGGGGTGGTCGGGGCACAGGCAGGCCAAGGCTTGGTCAGGCCAGTACTCTGCTGGGATGCCAGGTGCCTGCACAGCCCTCCCTCGCACCCCacttctgcctccccctcccagaccaagcaccccccgccccccactgccctctctcAGACCTGCCCCCACCTCGTGCCTCCCCCACCGTGCACCAagctctccccacacccctcctgtccATGCCGTGACATGCGCCTTATGGAAATGTGGTTTTGAATATGACTATGCATAACTGAACTCTGCTTTGTACACAATGGGGCATGCAGCCCATCGCTGGTGAGCCTGTGCCTCACGTGGGTCCATTCCATTCCTGTGTCCATATCGCTCTTGGGTATGACGATAGATCTGTAACGAGTCAGCCCCTTTAGCTCGCTAGGTGTGGTAACGACGGCCACTAGCAGGGCTCAAGGTGCTTAAAGGCCTGCTGCGCTGCTCAAGGCGATGGTCTGCGAGTAGTCGTGGTTTTCCCATAAGCCTAAACTGGGGCTGGCCCTTCCAAGGCAAGTGGCCATGCCCTCTGGGACGTGCACTCTTCCATAGGGGTGAGGGGAATTGACCAAGGACCACCTGTCCTGAGGGGAATTCTGTGTCGGGGGGAGCTGGTCTATGGGTGAGTCACAAGTTGCTCCCTGCCCTGAGAGGACACATGGGAACACCTGGAAGCAAACGAACTCACAGATCAGCGGTGGAGAGCAGCTACTAGACCAGGTCAGGGAAACCATCTGCTTTGGCCTGGGAGGGGCTTTACCTGGCCTGAAGTAAGAGCTTGGGTGCGAGGGGAGAGTGTCTCACTGCTGCTCTCAGCACACcaggcttagctggcatgtttggGTTCATTTTAGTTCAGAACCTTCCTTTGATATATCTCGTGGCACCTGCAGCTGCCTTAATCCTATGTCTCACACTTAATAAACTCACCTTGTTTTTATCGAACCTGGTGCAAGTCATTGttatggggctgtggggagccagcggtgcagagcgctcTTTCCTTCGTAAAGGGGGAGAACAGCTTATGAGCCCACTTTTTATAGCCATGTGCTTTGTGAGACGGATTTATCTGGAGTGCTGGGACTGCTGGGTGATGTGTCAAGTCCCTGGAACTGGGGTGCCCTCGAGCTGAGCTGTTCTCAGGGTCTGTGCTCTTCTTCTGGGGGCTGTTACCCCAGCTCTGTGTCTTTGCTGGGGAGACCTGAGCTCTTGGCCCAGCAGCAtatggtggtggggtgccccagaaGGCAGGCAGGTGGGCTCAAAGGTATGATCAGGAgacagtaaactattttgctagtctttaaagagctacttgactgctttttgttttgaaaggtgaTCTCTGTGACCCAACCCGTCACAGTGGCATCATCGAGCTGGGTGGTGTGCACAGCTAGTTCTTCTGGGGCCTAGTAGTGATGTTAAGTAGGTTCTAAATGTGGCAGCTGGAGAACAGACAATGGGGTTACTGGCTGTAGAGCtcttttaaactaagggctgggggaaagctgaCGGGTGTGGAGGAGCTCATGGGTTGGACAGAGACATCTCTATTAACAGAGATTCTCCATGTTCTAGTAAGAGGACAGGATGAAAggtgataaaatatgggtaaggTCAGATGAAAAAGAGTGCCATTCCAACACATCAGGAAAGGGCAGACAGCTCAACAGTGAAGAATTTTAAAATCCTTATACACAACTATAAATAATAAGAGGGGTGAATTGGAGTGCCTCATTAAAGGAGGCTCTTGtataacaggcatcacagaaacttggtggaatgagaacAATCAATGGGACCAGTCATACCAGGGTGCAAAATATATTGGacggacagaacaggtcatgctggtgggggcGTGGCTCTATAGGTGAAAGacaatgtagaatcaaatgaagtaaaaatcttaaatgaatcaaaatctTCTGCAGAATCTCTATGGACAGTAATTCCATGCTCTGATACTAGGAATGTTGCAGTAAGGACATATTACCAACAACCTGACCAGGACAGTAATAGTGGCTATGAAACACTAAGGGAGATcaaagaggctatcaaaataaaatgctcaataataatgggggatttcaactatcctcaTTTTTTACTGGGTCcacgtcacctcaggacaggatgcaaagataaaatttcttgatagcTTAAATgatgcttcttggagcagctggttttggaacccacaaggggagaggtggTTCTTGATTTACTCCAAAGTAGAGCACAGgctctggtccaagaggtaaccaTAACTGttccgcttggaaatagtgattaCAATGTAATTAtgtttaacatccctgtggtggggaaAACAATTCAAcagcccaacactgtggcatttaatttcaggaaggggaactacacaaaaacaAGGAGgttaaacagaaatgaaaaggtaCGGCACCAAAAGtcaaatccctgcaagctgcatggaaactttcaaATATACAATAAtacaggcccaacttaaatgcatACCCCAATTTAAGAACCACAGTAAGATTACCATAAAAAATACCACTGTGGCTTAGCAATCacgtaaaagaagcagtgagagataaaaaggcattatttaaagagtggaggcTAAATCCCAGTAGGAAGAATAGAagggagcataaactctgtcaagttaAGTGCAAaacataataagaaaagccaaaaaggagtttgaagaacagctagccaaaaactcaaagagtaatagcaaaatgtttttaagtacctCGGAAGCAGGAAGCCAACTAAACAAGCAGGGGGCCACTGGGTgactgagatgctaaaggagcactcaaagacaatcaggtcattgcagaaaaactaaattaattctgtGCTTCGGTCTTCATGGCTGACAATGTtaggaagattcccaaacctgagccgtTCTTTTAGGTGACAATTCTGAGGACTTGTCCAAggttgaggtgtcattagaggaggttttggaacagatTGGTAATCAGTAACAAGTCACcgagaccagatggcattcactcaagagttctgaaaaaacCCAAATATGAATcgtaatttatcctttaaatcatcttgTACACCTAATgattggaggatagctaatgtgatgccaagaTCTAAAAAGGGCTACAGAGGTAATCCTGGGAATTACACACCAgtaaatctaacatcagtactggg
It encodes the following:
- the LOC142012224 gene encoding neurofilament light polypeptide-like, whose product is MSYEPCGFGKPWQEYRSVRSTKSTVSSSLYALHRPALAPPRRPGRGASLEKLDLSQVSSLNAELLGLRAQEKEQLVDLNDRFASYIEKVHGLEQQNQSLLAELQVLRQKQQDPSRLQLLFRQELRSLRGLLEAEAGEKLRMEAAQDQLHEARRQLKARYEEEARLRLQAEETLRKVREEAGQAALINSDVQGSIGSLLGEIAFLRKLFGQESAELAAQVEAASLPVDVSPGGAKPDLAAALREIRAQYEALAGRNMQAAEDWYRTRFASVAEQAGRNNEAVRSMREETAEYRRLLQSRSAEVEALRGVIDSLNKQLESAEDRQSSEVAAYQERVAQLEQEIREAKQEMAQYLREYQDLLSVKMALDIEIAAYRKLLEGEEIRLSYTPSL